Genomic DNA from Synechococcus sp. UW179A:
CGGTACAGACAAGGCAGGACTCTAGTTATAACTTGGATGCCATATGCGTATCGGGGATGAGCACAGGGCTTGCAGCAGCCGAACGGGCACTTGAACGCGGTGATTATGGCCTGTGCCTGCGCCTACTGGAGCCTCTCGCTGACGCGAATCCAATCACTGAACAGGAGGGAGCTGCCATCCGGATGGTGATGGTGACGGCCTGGATGGGACAGGGGGAGGAACGCAAGGCGATCTCCACCTGTCGTCTACTCACACGTTGCAAGGATCCTGATCTGCGCAACCGGGCTCGTCAGTTGCTGAGTGTGCTCGAAGCGCCAAGCCTTGAGCGTCCGGCACGCTGGTCGATGCAGCTACCGACACTGGACATGGCTCCCCGAGTGGGGAAAGGGACTCTCTCCAGCCGGCGAAGACGTGGCCCGCCTCCACCGCCTCCACCGCCAACGGGTCCAACGCAGGCACCATCAGCAGGTTTTGCTGTGCTGGTGCTAGCGGTTCTGCTCGGACTGACCCTGTTGCTCAGCGGATGTGTACGCGTCACGGCCGAGATCGATCTAGCGGGTCCGGATCGCCTGGCGATGAGCTGGCGGATCAACAGCCTCAGTGGCCACAGTCTTCCCTGGCAGCAGAACTTTGCGAAAGCGCTGCGTTCGGAAGGCCTGAACTGGAAGGTCCATCAAGACAGAGCAGGCTCCCTCAGTCTGATAAGCCCCAAGCTGGGGGCAGACCAGGCCGCCATGTTGATGCGCAACAGTGTGGAGCTCGCTGGACGCAGCGCTGGCGTGACCCTTCCAACCCCGGATCTGGCGATCGTGGAGAGGAACTGGTTAGTTGGGATGCAGCAGCAACTGAACCTGCGCCTGGACCTCTCACCCCTCGCCGAGTTCCCCGCGGGAGATCTACAGATCAGCATCACTCCAGTGCATGATCTTCAGCAGGTCAGCAGCGGTCCCAGCAAGGGTCGGTTGGAGGGGGATGTTCTGCTGTGGACCCTCGACAGCGGCAGTGTCAATCAACTGCAGATCCGGCGCTGGCAGTGGAGTCCTCTCGGTCTTGGCAGTGTGCTGATCATTCTGCTGCTACTGCTGAGTTTTCTGCTGCAGTCGATGCGGGTTCGACTCGGATTTGGCTACCCCGAGCTGCCGTCCTGATTCACAGCTGCAGAGGATCCGGGTCCACGGCGAGTGAAATGTCTTTGGGGAGCCCTTCCCACAGGCCGGTTCCGCAAGGCAGGGGGATCTCACTGTCCTGGGGACCGTGCAGAAGCAACTGCCAGCGACTACGGCCCGCCACCCGAGCCACAGGAGCAGGAGCAGGACCGAGCAATTGCCAGCCTGCGGCAGCACAGCCTGCGCGAATCCGTTCAGCCAGCAGGGTTCCAGCAGTCGCTGTATCGCTAGCGGACTGACCCGAGAGCCGAATCAGGCAAGCCCGCGCAAAGGGAACCAGTCCGGCTTCACGGCGCAGGGCCGATTCCTCCTCCAGAAAACGTTCGTAACGACCATCCACCAGATGTCGGATCACTGGGTGTTCAGGGCTGTAAGTCTGGACCAGTACCTCACCGGGCTTTTCTGCGCGCCCAGCTCGACCAGCGAGTTGTAGGAGCAGTTGCAGGCACTGCTCTCCGGCCCTCAGATCAGGTCGATGCAGAAGACCGTCGGCGGCAAGCACCGCCGCCAGAGTCACGCGCGGCAGATCCATTCCTTTGGCCAGCATCTGCGTCCCGACCAGCACATCGGCTTCACCCTCCGCAAACTGAGCCAGCAGTCTGCGATGACCATCACGACCTCCCGTGGTGTCCCGATCAAAGCGCAGTAGACGCAGCTCACTGAGTTCCTCGCCAAGACGCTCCAATACCCTTTGAGTGCCTGCACCAAAGGGCTTGAAGGCGAGGGAGCCGCATGAGGTGCAAGAAGGGGTGATGGGGGCTCGATGGTCACACCAGTGACAACGAAGCCACTGCTGTGCCCCCCGATTGCCGTGAACGGTGAGAGGAACGTCGCAATGGGGGCACATCACCACCTCTCCGCAACTACGGCAGCTCAGGAACGTGCTGTATCCACGCCTCGGCACCAACACGACCGCCTGTTCCCCTTTCTCCGGGAGCTGTGCCAACCGGTCCATCAGGGCACGACTAATCAAGCGTTTATTGCCCTCCGCCAGTTCATGACGCATGTCAATGATCCGGACGGGTGGCAGTGGCTGGCTGGAGATCCGCGAACGCAGCCGGGCGAGAACCAGATTGCCTTGAGGCTGGAGACGGCTCCAGCTTTCAAGTGAGGGTGTCGCGCTGCCGAGCAGCAGACGACCACCCTGCAGCCTCACCCGCTCTGAAGCCATAACCCTTGCGTGATAGCAGGGCATGGGTGAATCCTGCTTGTAGGAATTGTCGTGTTCCTCATCCAGCACCAGCAGGCCCAGCGGACGTAGGGGAAGAAACACCGCGGAGCGGGTGCCGACCACCACTACGGGATCGTCGCTCTCGAGACAGCGACGCCAGATGCGAACCCGCTCACTGGACGTGCAACCGCTGTGATATTCCAAAACTCGCGCTCCGAAACGCTGACGACAGCGATCCACAAGCTGGGGAATGAGGCCGATCTCCGGAGTGAGTAGCAGAACATGACGGCCAGCTACCAGCTCTGCAGCTGCCAACTGCAGGTAGACCTCGGTCTTGCCGGAGCCAGTGATTCCCCAAAGCAGCAGTCCTCCACCCTCGGGGAGTGATTGAAACTGGGACACCACGGACTGCTGCTCGTCCGTCAACAATCGCGGTGACTCCAACTCGGCAGCGCAGGGTGTCACCTTGCCTGATCCACTGGGAGCGATCTCCGGTTTGCGTCGTCGGCGAATCAGGCCCTTGCGCTCAAGGGTCTTGACAGTGGCTGTTTGGAAACCCTCCGCCAAAAGGTCACGCTGCCAAGCGCCACCGCCCCTGCGTTCGAGCTCCGCCAACAGCGCGAGCTGCCTGGAAGCATTTGGCATGACCAAGAGATCAATCGCTTCAATCCGCTCAACCCACCAGAGCTGGCGTAAGGCCGGCGCCGAACAGGGCCGCTGACCCAGCCATCCCGGGGGCAATGCCGCCTTGAGCATGCGAAAGGAACTGGTATGGCAACGGGCTGCCATGGCATCCAGCCATGAGCGCCATGACGGGTCAACTGCAGCGCGCTGCACCAGCGCTTCGACAGGGTTGAGCCGAACGCCATCGCTGTCAGCTGAATTTGCCCGAGCTGTGATCAATCGACAGCCCGTGACCAACCCCTGCAGTCGACGCCCTCGAAGACGGACCGCCACAAGATCTCCCAGTCCCACTCCGAGACTGTGACTGTCGCAATAACTGAAAGTACGCCCATCACGACCGGCCTCCAGCCAGACATCAACTTCCGAAACCAGTTGCGCGGCAGGGGGGCTGGAGGATTGATTGACGGGGGTTGCCGACATCACATGTTTTTCTTAAGATACAGATGTTGGACAGCTCAACAGCTGTTGTCGGAACAGAGCAGAGTTCCGTCCAGTGGGAAGACACGAAGCTCGAGCCAGGGTTTATCCCTACGGCCGACCGGTCTGCGAACGCCCCTGACAGCCCTGCCCCAGCCCAAAGCCCACCAATTGATTCTCGATCACTGGTTTTAGTTGTCTACCCCCTCTGTTTTGGGGGAGACCTGAGATTTGTGATGCGCCGCTAGGCCGAGCTTGGTTCCGTTTCGTTGACTGCGTTAATTCCGTACACCCTCACCATCCCGATCCCCATGAGTCCTGCTGCGAGCAAGTCAGCTCAGCCCACGGCTGCATCGCCCAAGACTGCTTCTTCCAAAGCGGCCTCCTCTAAGGCGACTCCATCCATTGTGATGCTGGCGGATTCCAAAGGACTGCCCAAGGGTGTGAGCAAGAAGGCCAAGCCAGAGTCAAAGAGTTCAGCAGCAAAGTCCGCCACCACCAAGGCCGCCACGACGAAGGCCGCTGCGAAATCGAAACCGGCTAGCAAGAGCAGCTCAGCCAAGAGCGCAACAACAGCCAAGAGCGCGGCAGCCGCCAAGACAACAAAGAGCGCGAAAACCCCTGCGAAGGCAAGCCGAGCCAAGAGCTCGGCCGCTGCCAAGCCCGCCGATCTGGATGCCGCCGCTGATCAGTTGCTGGCCAAGACCTCCGGCAATCCCTCCGTTAGCAAGGAGGAGAAAGCCAAAGCAGACGCGAAGGCCAAGGTACTGGCGAGCATCAAGGTTGGCCCTAAAGGGGTCTACACCGAGGATTCGATCAGGGTTTACCTGCAGGAGATCGGCAGGATCCGCCTACTGCGGCCAGACGAAGAAATCGAACTAGCCAGAAAGATCGCTGATCTTCTCTACCTCGAGGAGTTGGCTGCCCAGTTCGAGAGTGACAACGGCCGAGAACCTGACAACAAGGAATGGGCGGCTCTGGTGGAGATGCCGCTGATTCGTTTCCGCCGCCGACTGATGCTCGGCCGTCGGGCCAAGGAAAAAATGGTTCAGTCGAATCTTCGCCTTGTGGTCTCGATCGCCAAGAAATATATGAATCGTGGCCTGAGCTTTCAGGACCTAATCCAGGAAGGCAGTCTCGGACTGATTCGTGCTGCAGAGAAATTCGACCACGAGAAGGGTTACAAATTCTCCACCTATGCAACTTGGTGGATCCGCCAAGCCATCACACGGGCCATCGCTGATCAAAGTCGAACGATTCGCCTCCCGGTCCACCTCTACGAGACCATCTCCCGCATCAAAAAAACCACCAAAGTGCTCAGCCAGGAGTTCGGCCGCAAACCCACGGAAGAAGAGATTGCCGAATCAATGGAAATGACCATTGAGAAGCTGCGCTTCATCGCCAAGAGCGCCCAGCTACCGATCTCCCTTGAAACCCCAATCGGCAAAGAAGAGGATTCCCGTCTTGGTGACTTCATCGAAGCCGACATCGAGAATCCCGAGCAGGACGTGGCTAAGAATCTCTTACGCGAGGATCTCGAAGGCGTGCTGGCCACACTCAGTCCGAGGGAGCGTGACGTGCTCCGGCTCCGCTACGGCCTAGATGACGGACGCATGAAGACCCTCGAGGAAATCGGTCAGATCTTCGACGTCACCCGTGAGCGAATCCGCCAGATCGAAGCCAAGGCATTGCGCAAGCTGCGGCATCCCAATCGGAACGGAGTCCTCAAGGAATACATCAAGTAATCAGCTACTAAGTTTCTACAGCCCCAGGATCCTTGCCAAAACAGGGATTCTGGGGCTTTCGACTACCTGGGTCTTGGATTGGGTGGAATTTCGGCGCCAACCAAGGACGGCCGAACACATCAAAGCAGCCAATCCGAGAGGAAAGAATAGTTGTGCCCTAAGCGGAAACAGAGGATGGTCCAAAGAAAAGCATTGAAGAGGTTCATTAATCAACAACTTCCTCATGCAAAGTGGTATTTATTTTTACAATCTCTAGCCATCATGTAAGCGCATACTTGCCGACGAATAGGGCCAACCCAAGCAGCAATCCATCCCCCGAAAACCACAAGGCAACTTATTTTACAAACTTGATTCAATCCGAAGAATTCGGCAATTGGAAGATCACTTGCCATCCTAATCAGCGATGCATCGCAGCTCATCCTCCCCTGAGGGAATATAGGGTCACAACCCGAATATACGCTCGCCTCTTTTAAGTTAGCCTTAAGCAGAAAAGGTTCGAATCAAATACACAGAGAAGGCCTATAGAAACCATGGCAGATTTCAGGCCAATAACTAGATTGCAGCATTACTTGCGCAATTGAATCAGATGTCAAGTTCACAAAACATTGAAGTCACATCGAGGAGCAAGCAGAAGAAGGTGTTTCATGCTTTCAAAGCCGCCTTAAACATCAATGCGCCTGCCTCTTATCAACTTGCACTCACTTTGATCGTCATTGAACATTCATGATCACGAGACTATACGCAGAACCAAGCCACCAAATACTTAATCATCACAAAAGTCCTGATAAAGAGATTCACCTCATCGCTCATCCCTGTTTTACTTTCAAAAACGACGCAACTGATGACCCTGGCATCCTCATCGTTCACAAAGCTGATCTGTCAAATACGACTTTAAAGTGAATCTAAGCGCTTATTACTTTTAACACCAATGCTCACGTAACAATCGCTGGAAACTCAGCAGCTAGCAAAGCGATGACAATTGTCAGAGTAATCATCGATAGAATAGTTGTGCCCGCAACAATCGATTCAGTTTCCTCTACATAGACGTCATGTGATCGAGCGACAGCATATTGACATTTCGCAGTGGGCACTGCACTACAAAGGATCACCGCAACAGCTGGAGCTGGTGGCAATTTAACAAGATCACAAACAAACCAGGCAAGCACAGGCATCAAAAATAATTTGAAAAATGTACACTCACTGACAATACGAATGTGGTTCCTAAAGAGAGTGAAGTTGAGTTGAGCCCCGATTGCAAACAGGGCAACTGGCGCCGTTGTGATGCCAACAGCATTCAAACTCGCTCCCAGTACACTGGGAAACTGAAAGCCCAGGAAGGAGAGTATTAAGCCCAAGACCATAGCAATAAAGTAATTCGCTTTCATCGCCTTCCAAATTGAGCCAAGCACCTTACGAAAACTCAAGCCTGATTCCTCTTTGGATGTGTATTCATAAATAATCGAAGTGGTTTGGAGCCCTATAATCAAAACGATCACTCCAATAACTCCATACGTTGCTCCTCCAACGGGAAGCATGATGGCGAGAATTGGCAACGCAATCATGCAGGTATTAGAATAAGAAGCAGCAGCTGCAAAATATGAGCCAATCAATAAATTCTGACGCTTAACAAGCCTTCCGTAAACATAGGATATCAAAAAAACAATAAATGAGACAAGAAGATAACCACTAAAGAATTGAAAATATTGAGAAAAATCCTTAAACATATCTTGCCGAGTCATATCAAGCACAATCATGCATGGAATCGAGATATTCAACGCATAGCCAATGAGAATTCCACTATTCGCGGGATCAAACTTTTTAGTTCGCTTAGCAATGTAGCCAATGCAGAGGTAAGCAATAACAGGAAAAATCGCACTGATGATCGAATGTGGCATGGCGCAGAAGAAGTTCTATTGACCGTGGTAATGACATGGCCTTCTGATAAAGCTGGAAGCACTGGCACTCAAATGCATTTTCATAGTGATGAAAACTCAGTGCACAAGTCGACCAAGCAGAAGGTTACGCGACCAACATGGCTTAATGATGGCAACCTCGATTAACGAAAGACAAAACAATTAACAGCACCCAGGGAATCAGCGCGTAGCAGCTCTTCATCAAAACTTCAACATCAACCAAACGAATGGCTAGTCAAGAGCTGGAACCAAGCACGTTGTGTCAAGTGAAACCTAATCTCATACCAAAAGCATCATGGTCATAGTTTCTATTATTTAAAAAAGTTTGATTGCTCATTTGTAGCCTGGTTGAATTGAAAAATATTCAATGGTGCTCAACGCTGTCGGTGAATTCCTGAAATGCCTTCTTCAAACGCTCAACTGGCGTTTCCGATGGAGGACATTCCTGATTGGTGGAGCGGGTATAAGCCTGAAGGATGCGTGCTTCCGGCTCCAGCAATGCTGCGACAGCAGCCTTGAGCATCACGACATTGCGCTGGGGCGTTAACCCGGCCAGATAGGAATGCAAGGACCATGGTCCAGAGTCTTCGTGCTTTTCCAGCCGCAGAGGCCTGATCAACTGATAAGCCCGATCGCCGTCGGAGTCGGTGGTCTGCCTGAGACGCGCCACCAGCATCACACCGCTGGTGAGTAGTACCAGTCGAATTGATCCTTCACTCAACAAAGGTAGAAAAGGTACTGATTCATCCACTTGAGCAAGAGACGAGCCAGCAGTTGAATGGCTCACCTTCACCCCGTTGACCACAGGACCAGGCATTTCGACTCTCGAGAACAGTTAGATCGTAAAGCTGTTCGCCAAAAAAGTGGGTCGTAATCCAGAGGGAAGAAGCCCTCACGGGCCTGCATTCTGTGAAATCTTGAGCAGATCTGGGCCTTCGACTCCGTAGGCTGAGTGGCTGTTTCAACGTGCCCA
This window encodes:
- a CDS encoding DUF3153 domain-containing protein — encoded protein: MSTGLAAAERALERGDYGLCLRLLEPLADANPITEQEGAAIRMVMVTAWMGQGEERKAISTCRLLTRCKDPDLRNRARQLLSVLEAPSLERPARWSMQLPTLDMAPRVGKGTLSSRRRRGPPPPPPPPTGPTQAPSAGFAVLVLAVLLGLTLLLSGCVRVTAEIDLAGPDRLAMSWRINSLSGHSLPWQQNFAKALRSEGLNWKVHQDRAGSLSLISPKLGADQAAMLMRNSVELAGRSAGVTLPTPDLAIVERNWLVGMQQQLNLRLDLSPLAEFPAGDLQISITPVHDLQQVSSGPSKGRLEGDVLLWTLDSGSVNQLQIRRWQWSPLGLGSVLIILLLLLSFLLQSMRVRLGFGYPELPS
- a CDS encoding AEC family transporter; the protein is MPHSIISAIFPVIAYLCIGYIAKRTKKFDPANSGILIGYALNISIPCMIVLDMTRQDMFKDFSQYFQFFSGYLLVSFIVFLISYVYGRLVKRQNLLIGSYFAAAASYSNTCMIALPILAIMLPVGGATYGVIGVIVLIIGLQTTSIIYEYTSKEESGLSFRKVLGSIWKAMKANYFIAMVLGLILSFLGFQFPSVLGASLNAVGITTAPVALFAIGAQLNFTLFRNHIRIVSECTFFKLFLMPVLAWFVCDLVKLPPAPAVAVILCSAVPTAKCQYAVARSHDVYVEETESIVAGTTILSMITLTIVIALLAAEFPAIVT
- a CDS encoding DUF6561 domain-containing protein — protein: MSEGSIRLVLLTSGVMLVARLRQTTDSDGDRAYQLIRPLRLEKHEDSGPWSLHSYLAGLTPQRNVVMLKAAVAALLEPEARILQAYTRSTNQECPPSETPVERLKKAFQEFTDSVEHH
- the rpoD gene encoding RNA polymerase sigma factor RpoD; the protein is MSPAASKSAQPTAASPKTASSKAASSKATPSIVMLADSKGLPKGVSKKAKPESKSSAAKSATTKAATTKAAAKSKPASKSSSAKSATTAKSAAAAKTTKSAKTPAKASRAKSSAAAKPADLDAAADQLLAKTSGNPSVSKEEKAKADAKAKVLASIKVGPKGVYTEDSIRVYLQEIGRIRLLRPDEEIELARKIADLLYLEELAAQFESDNGREPDNKEWAALVEMPLIRFRRRLMLGRRAKEKMVQSNLRLVVSIAKKYMNRGLSFQDLIQEGSLGLIRAAEKFDHEKGYKFSTYATWWIRQAITRAIADQSRTIRLPVHLYETISRIKKTTKVLSQEFGRKPTEEEIAESMEMTIEKLRFIAKSAQLPISLETPIGKEEDSRLGDFIEADIENPEQDVAKNLLREDLEGVLATLSPRERDVLRLRYGLDDGRMKTLEEIGQIFDVTRERIRQIEAKALRKLRHPNRNGVLKEYIK
- the priA gene encoding primosomal protein N', producing MSATPVNQSSSPPAAQLVSEVDVWLEAGRDGRTFSYCDSHSLGVGLGDLVAVRLRGRRLQGLVTGCRLITARANSADSDGVRLNPVEALVQRAAVDPSWRSWLDAMAARCHTSSFRMLKAALPPGWLGQRPCSAPALRQLWWVERIEAIDLLVMPNASRQLALLAELERRGGGAWQRDLLAEGFQTATVKTLERKGLIRRRRKPEIAPSGSGKVTPCAAELESPRLLTDEQQSVVSQFQSLPEGGGLLLWGITGSGKTEVYLQLAAAELVAGRHVLLLTPEIGLIPQLVDRCRQRFGARVLEYHSGCTSSERVRIWRRCLESDDPVVVVGTRSAVFLPLRPLGLLVLDEEHDNSYKQDSPMPCYHARVMASERVRLQGGRLLLGSATPSLESWSRLQPQGNLVLARLRSRISSQPLPPVRIIDMRHELAEGNKRLISRALMDRLAQLPEKGEQAVVLVPRRGYSTFLSCRSCGEVVMCPHCDVPLTVHGNRGAQQWLRCHWCDHRAPITPSCTSCGSLAFKPFGAGTQRVLERLGEELSELRLLRFDRDTTGGRDGHRRLLAQFAEGEADVLVGTQMLAKGMDLPRVTLAAVLAADGLLHRPDLRAGEQCLQLLLQLAGRAGRAEKPGEVLVQTYSPEHPVIRHLVDGRYERFLEEESALRREAGLVPFARACLIRLSGQSASDTATAGTLLAERIRAGCAAAGWQLLGPAPAPVARVAGRSRWQLLLHGPQDSEIPLPCGTGLWEGLPKDISLAVDPDPLQL